A single genomic interval of Gallaecimonas xiamenensis 3-C-1 harbors:
- a CDS encoding MipA/OmpV family protein codes for MKAPLTLLALSLALPGLAAAQESRWSAGIGVIDSPSPYIGMDRQTNVIPVLGYEGENFYLRGPAAGYYLARDQKWSVSIGLQLAPSRLDTDESDDARIKRLDDRDFSALGGLRARYGADWGALEAIVATDVSGKHHGQYAEVAYKYPISLLGKTLRLTPGLGINHYSADYADYYFGVSAAESVRSGFAQYQPGSTQNSFVELGALWQINANWQLVGNLRQIWLGSELKDSPIVEDDTTSSAYAGVVYRF; via the coding sequence ATGAAAGCCCCCTTGACCCTGCTGGCCCTGAGCCTGGCCCTGCCCGGCCTGGCGGCCGCCCAGGAAAGCCGTTGGTCCGCCGGTATCGGCGTGATCGACTCTCCCTCTCCCTATATCGGTATGGATCGCCAAACCAATGTGATCCCGGTACTGGGCTATGAAGGGGAGAACTTCTACCTGCGCGGCCCCGCTGCCGGTTATTACCTGGCCAGGGATCAGAAGTGGTCGGTTTCCATCGGCCTGCAGCTGGCGCCGTCCAGGCTGGATACGGACGAGTCTGACGATGCCCGCATCAAACGCCTGGACGACAGGGATTTCAGCGCGTTGGGTGGCCTGCGCGCCCGCTACGGCGCCGACTGGGGCGCCCTGGAAGCCATAGTGGCCACAGATGTCAGCGGCAAGCACCACGGCCAGTATGCCGAGGTGGCCTACAAGTATCCCATCAGCCTGCTGGGCAAGACCCTGCGCTTGACCCCGGGTCTGGGTATCAACCACTACTCGGCGGACTACGCCGACTACTACTTCGGGGTCAGTGCCGCCGAATCGGTGCGCAGCGGCTTTGCCCAGTACCAACCGGGTTCCACCCAGAACAGCTTTGTGGAGCTGGGGGCCCTTTGGCAGATCAATGCCAACTGGCAGTTGGTGGGCAACCTGCGCCAGATCTGGCTGGGTAGCGAATTGAAGGACAGCCCCATAGTGGAAGACGACACCACCAGTTCGGCTTACGCCGGGGTGGTCTACCGCTTCTAA
- the glnG gene encoding nitrogen regulation protein NR(I) has product MKAWVLDDDAAIRWVLERALSQQKVDVTTFMDARSLLDALANEEPDVLLTDVRMPGMDGLALADSLRQSHPKLPIIIMTAHSDLDTAVSAYQTGAFEYLPKPFDLDEVVALLKRAVQDSAEPDQAPSLPSNLPELIGEAPAMQTVFRAIGRLSRSSVSVLINGQSGTGKELVARALHRHSPRGKGPFVAINMAAIPADLIESELFGHEKGAFTGAAGRREGRFEQADGGTLFLDEIGDMPLSAQTRLLRVLQEGQFYRVGGAVAVKVDVRIIAATHQDLEKGVEQGRFREDLFHRLNVIRVQLPPLAERREDIPKLAEYFLGRIAAELQTPERRLHPDTLKLMTKLPWPGNVRQLENTCRYLTVMAAGQEILPADLPDSLDPKVATLGWVEELKVWADQLLTAGNQGVASDAQRMLEEALIEVALRHSKGHKQDAAKCLGWGRNTLTRKLSGQD; this is encoded by the coding sequence ATGAAGGCCTGGGTACTGGACGACGACGCCGCCATCCGCTGGGTGCTGGAACGGGCCCTGAGCCAGCAGAAGGTGGATGTAACCACCTTTATGGACGCCCGCAGCCTGCTGGACGCGCTGGCCAACGAAGAGCCGGACGTGCTGCTCACCGACGTGCGCATGCCGGGCATGGACGGCCTGGCCCTGGCCGACAGCCTGCGCCAGAGCCACCCCAAGCTGCCCATCATCATCATGACCGCCCACTCGGACTTGGACACCGCCGTCAGTGCCTATCAGACCGGCGCCTTCGAGTACCTGCCCAAGCCCTTCGACCTGGACGAAGTGGTGGCGTTACTGAAAAGGGCGGTGCAGGACAGCGCCGAGCCCGATCAGGCCCCCAGCCTGCCCAGCAACCTGCCGGAGCTGATCGGCGAGGCCCCGGCCATGCAGACGGTGTTCCGGGCCATAGGGCGGCTGTCGCGCTCCTCGGTGTCGGTGCTGATCAACGGCCAGAGCGGTACCGGCAAGGAACTGGTAGCCCGGGCCCTGCACCGCCACAGCCCCAGGGGCAAGGGGCCCTTTGTGGCGATCAACATGGCCGCCATCCCCGCCGATTTGATTGAATCCGAGCTGTTCGGCCATGAAAAGGGTGCCTTTACCGGCGCCGCCGGCCGCCGTGAAGGGCGCTTCGAGCAGGCCGACGGCGGTACCCTGTTTCTGGACGAAATCGGCGATATGCCGCTCAGTGCCCAGACCCGCCTGCTGCGGGTGCTGCAGGAAGGGCAGTTCTACCGGGTCGGCGGCGCCGTTGCGGTCAAGGTGGACGTGCGCATCATTGCCGCCACCCACCAGGACCTGGAAAAAGGGGTAGAGCAGGGCCGCTTTCGGGAAGATCTGTTCCACCGCCTCAACGTTATCCGCGTGCAATTGCCGCCGCTGGCCGAGCGCCGGGAAGACATCCCCAAGCTGGCCGAATACTTCCTGGGGCGCATCGCCGCCGAGCTGCAAACCCCGGAGCGGCGCCTGCACCCCGACACCCTCAAGCTGATGACCAAGCTGCCCTGGCCCGGCAACGTGCGGCAGCTGGAAAACACCTGCCGCTACCTCACGGTCATGGCCGCCGGCCAGGAAATACTGCCGGCGGATCTGCCCGACAGCCTGGACCCGAAAGTGGCCACCCTGGGCTGGGTAGAGGAGCTCAAGGTCTGGGCCGACCAACTGCTCACCGCCGGCAACCAGGGGGTGGCCTCCGACGCCCAGCGCATGCTGGAAGAGGCGCTCATCGAAGTGGCGCTGCGGCACAGCAAGGGCCACAAGCAGGACGCCGCTAAGTGCCTTGGCTGGGGCCGCAACACCCTGACCCGCAAGCTGTCGGGCCAGGACTAG
- the glnL gene encoding nitrogen regulation protein NR(II): MDKQQVLDNLITGVVVVDAALNVAYLNTAAESLLGVSRVKSQGQGLDCLFGERPGLGRFVETLATGQGFIDADCDLGQVHVELAVSVLESDARYLIIELTPIDQLKRLSQDAFHQVQQQASQEILRGLAHEIKNPLGGLRGAAQLLALELTAAQREYTDLILAQVDRLTALVDRLLGPKTGPQRSLVNIHQVLERVRTLVSLQAPEGIRILRDYDPSLPDMALDPGQIEQALLNVVQNAVQALGSQGQVVLRSRVASGVTLQGSRHRMVARIDIEDDGPGVPDKLKDTLFYPLVTGRADGSGMGLAIAQSLVALHGGRIELDSKPGRTLFTLFLPMEDSQ; this comes from the coding sequence TTGGACAAGCAGCAGGTACTGGACAATCTGATCACCGGCGTGGTGGTGGTGGATGCGGCCTTGAACGTCGCCTACCTCAATACCGCCGCCGAGTCCCTGCTGGGGGTGTCCCGGGTTAAAAGCCAGGGCCAGGGCCTGGACTGTCTTTTCGGCGAGCGCCCCGGCCTCGGCCGCTTCGTGGAGACCCTGGCGACGGGTCAGGGTTTTATCGACGCCGACTGCGACCTGGGCCAGGTCCATGTGGAGCTGGCGGTGTCGGTGCTGGAAAGCGACGCCCGCTACCTCATTATTGAACTGACCCCCATAGACCAGCTGAAAAGGCTGTCCCAGGATGCCTTCCACCAGGTGCAGCAGCAGGCCAGCCAGGAGATCCTGCGGGGGCTTGCCCACGAGATTAAAAACCCCCTGGGGGGGCTGCGGGGCGCCGCCCAGTTGCTGGCCCTGGAACTGACCGCCGCCCAGCGGGAATACACCGACCTGATCCTGGCCCAGGTGGACCGCCTGACCGCCCTGGTGGACCGGCTGCTTGGGCCCAAGACCGGCCCCCAGCGCAGCCTGGTCAATATCCACCAGGTGCTGGAGCGGGTGCGCACCCTGGTAAGCCTGCAGGCCCCGGAAGGGATCCGCATATTGCGGGATTACGACCCCTCCCTGCCGGACATGGCCCTGGACCCGGGCCAGATTGAGCAGGCGCTGCTGAACGTGGTGCAAAACGCGGTGCAGGCCTTGGGTAGCCAGGGCCAGGTGGTGCTGCGCTCCCGGGTGGCGTCCGGGGTGACCCTGCAGGGTAGCCGCCACCGCATGGTGGCCCGTATCGATATCGAAGACGACGGCCCAGGGGTGCCGGACAAGCTCAAGGACACCCTCTTCTACCCCCTGGTCACCGGCCGGGCCGACGGCTCCGGCATGGGCCTGGCTATCGCCCAGTCCCTGGTGGCTCTGCACGGTGGCCGCATTGAGCTGGACTCCAAGCCCGGGCGCACCCTCTTTACCCTTTTCCTGCCCATGGAGGACAGCCAATGA
- the glnA gene encoding glutamate--ammonia ligase: protein MSVEHILDLIKEHEVKFVDLRFTDTKGKEQHVSIPHHQVDVDFLEDGKMFDGSSIIGWKHINESDMILKPDLTTAVLDPFAEEVTLILRCDILEPTTLQGYDRDPRSIAKRAETYLKSTGIADTVLFGPEPEFFMFDDVRFGADMSGCFYKLDSEEAAWNTGREYDAGNKGHRPMVKGGYFPVAPVDSAQDIRSAMCMVMEEMGLVVEAHHHEVATAGQNEVATRFNTLTVKADEIQIYKYVVHNVAHAYGKTATFMPKPIVGDNGSGMHCHQSLSKDGKNIFAGDKYGGLSEEALYYIGGIIKHAKAINAFTNASTNSYKRLVPGFEAPVMLAYSARNRSASIRIPYVTSPKARRIEVRFPDPTANPYLGFAALLMAGLDGIQNKIHPGDAMDKDLYDLPPEEAAEIPTVAASLEEALACLDSDREFLTRGGVFTDEAIDAYIGIKAAEAKRIAMTTHPVEFELYYSV from the coding sequence ATGTCCGTTGAGCATATTCTCGACCTGATCAAAGAACACGAAGTCAAATTTGTCGACCTGCGTTTCACCGACACCAAAGGTAAAGAGCAGCACGTCTCCATCCCTCACCATCAGGTAGACGTGGACTTCTTGGAAGACGGCAAGATGTTTGACGGCTCCTCCATCATTGGCTGGAAGCACATCAACGAATCCGACATGATCCTCAAACCGGATCTGACCACCGCCGTGCTGGACCCCTTCGCCGAAGAAGTAACCCTGATCCTGCGCTGCGACATCCTCGAGCCCACTACCCTGCAAGGCTACGACCGCGACCCGCGTTCCATCGCCAAGCGCGCCGAGACCTACCTCAAGTCCACCGGCATTGCCGACACCGTGCTGTTTGGTCCTGAGCCCGAATTCTTCATGTTCGACGATGTCCGTTTCGGCGCCGACATGTCCGGTTGCTTCTACAAGCTCGACTCCGAAGAAGCTGCCTGGAACACCGGCCGCGAATACGACGCCGGCAACAAGGGTCACCGCCCCATGGTTAAAGGCGGTTACTTCCCGGTTGCTCCTGTCGACTCCGCCCAGGACATCCGCTCCGCCATGTGTATGGTGATGGAAGAGATGGGCCTGGTGGTTGAAGCCCACCACCACGAAGTGGCCACCGCCGGCCAGAACGAAGTGGCTACCCGTTTCAACACCCTGACCGTCAAGGCCGACGAAATTCAGATCTACAAGTACGTCGTGCACAACGTGGCCCACGCCTACGGCAAAACCGCCACCTTCATGCCCAAGCCCATCGTTGGCGACAACGGCTCCGGCATGCACTGTCACCAGTCCCTGAGCAAAGATGGCAAAAACATCTTCGCTGGCGACAAATACGGCGGCCTGTCTGAAGAAGCTCTGTACTACATCGGCGGTATCATCAAACACGCCAAGGCCATCAACGCCTTCACCAACGCTTCTACCAACTCCTACAAGCGTCTGGTGCCTGGCTTCGAAGCCCCGGTCATGCTGGCCTACAGTGCCCGCAACCGTTCTGCTTCCATCCGTATTCCTTACGTGACCAGCCCCAAAGCGCGCCGTATCGAGGTACGTTTCCCGGATCCGACCGCCAACCCCTACCTGGGTTTTGCCGCCCTGCTGATGGCCGGCCTGGACGGTATCCAGAACAAGATCCACCCCGGCGACGCCATGGACAAGGATCTCTACGACCTGCCCCCGGAAGAAGCGGCCGAGATCCCGACCGTTGCAGCCAGCCTGGAAGAGGCCCTGGCCTGCCTGGACAGCGACCGTGAGTTCCTGACCCGTGGCGGTGTGTTCACTGACGAAGCCATCGACGCTTACATCGGCATCAAGGCCGCTGAAGCCAAGCGCATCGCCATGACCACTCACCCGGTCGAGTTCGAGCTGTACTACAGCGTTTAA
- a CDS encoding diguanylate cyclase → MTGKGIGIVRRLYVPRVVGLGLGALAVGAALWPLAPPWWLWSLLFINGFVWPHLAYLRGRYHHQPFQAERQHLLIDAWMGAAWVPLMGFNALPSVLILVMLGMDNIAMGGPRLFLKGLLGQGAVIAALVLAGAWHWQWQTSPVQLLWSLPMLVLYPLLIGVVTYRLSLRLSRQRNEVEHLSHLDGLSGLYNKTYWEELVRREFGRCRELGVSASVILLDIDHFKDINDKFGHQVGDECIQQLAGMMTMQLRPGDKLGRWGGEEFGLLLPGTQADAAVLIAERIRHMVADGNRSGARMTLSAGVASYNSALGDYRSWLAEADRRLYKAKEAGRDRVVAA, encoded by the coding sequence ATGACAGGCAAAGGCATTGGCATAGTTCGCCGACTCTACGTGCCCCGTGTAGTGGGCCTGGGCCTGGGTGCCCTGGCGGTAGGAGCGGCTCTGTGGCCCTTGGCGCCCCCCTGGTGGCTGTGGAGCCTGCTGTTCATCAACGGCTTTGTCTGGCCGCATCTGGCCTACCTGCGGGGCCGCTATCATCACCAGCCCTTCCAGGCCGAGCGCCAGCACCTGCTGATTGACGCCTGGATGGGGGCGGCCTGGGTGCCGCTGATGGGCTTTAACGCCCTGCCCTCTGTGCTGATCCTGGTGATGCTGGGCATGGACAATATCGCCATGGGCGGGCCCAGGCTGTTCCTCAAGGGCTTGCTGGGCCAGGGAGCGGTGATAGCCGCCCTGGTACTGGCCGGTGCCTGGCATTGGCAATGGCAGACCAGTCCGGTGCAACTGTTGTGGAGCCTGCCGATGCTGGTGCTCTACCCCTTGCTGATCGGTGTTGTGACCTACAGGTTGTCTCTGCGCCTTAGCCGCCAGCGCAACGAGGTGGAGCATTTGAGCCACCTGGACGGTTTGTCCGGCCTTTACAACAAGACCTACTGGGAAGAACTGGTGCGCCGGGAGTTTGGCCGCTGCCGGGAGCTGGGCGTATCGGCCAGTGTGATCCTGCTGGATATCGACCATTTCAAAGACATTAACGACAAGTTCGGCCACCAGGTCGGGGATGAGTGCATCCAGCAGCTGGCGGGCATGATGACCATGCAGCTGCGCCCAGGGGACAAGCTGGGGCGTTGGGGCGGTGAGGAATTTGGCCTGTTGTTGCCCGGTACCCAGGCCGACGCGGCCGTGCTGATCGCCGAGCGTATCCGCCACATGGTGGCGGACGGCAACCGCAGTGGCGCCCGTATGACACTGTCGGCCGGGGTGGCCAGTTACAACAGCGCCCTGGGGGATTATCGCAGCTGGTTGGCCGAGGCGGACCGGCGCCTGTACAAGGCCAAAGAGGCCGGCAGGGACAGGGTTGTAGCAGCCTGA
- a CDS encoding response regulator transcription factor — MTKILIIDDDTSLCELLADYLQSHGLEVEQAHEGPTGLRQALDNGPDLVLLDVMLPGLDGFGVLKGIRHKSQVPVLMLTARGDEVDRVLGLELGADDYVAKPFSHRELVARIQAILRRLNPVVNAVGALDLQPERLEVRYHGQLLDLTAAEFRVLAVLFERCGEVVSKEDICQQAFGRRLQPFDRHIDIHVSHIRKKMADLHPDNVIRTLRGVGYQLITEGP, encoded by the coding sequence ATGACCAAGATCCTCATTATCGACGACGACACCAGCCTCTGTGAGCTGCTGGCCGATTACCTCCAGAGCCACGGCCTGGAGGTGGAACAGGCCCATGAGGGCCCCACCGGCCTGCGCCAGGCGCTGGACAACGGCCCCGACCTGGTGCTGCTGGACGTGATGCTGCCTGGCCTGGACGGCTTCGGGGTGCTCAAGGGCATCCGCCACAAGAGCCAGGTGCCGGTGCTGATGCTCACCGCCAGGGGCGACGAGGTGGACCGGGTGCTGGGCCTGGAGCTGGGGGCCGACGACTACGTGGCCAAGCCCTTCTCCCACCGGGAACTGGTGGCCCGTATCCAGGCCATACTGCGCCGCCTCAACCCGGTGGTGAACGCCGTCGGCGCCCTGGACCTGCAACCGGAGCGGCTGGAAGTGCGCTACCACGGCCAGTTGCTGGATCTCACCGCCGCCGAATTTCGGGTGCTGGCGGTGCTGTTCGAGCGCTGCGGCGAGGTGGTCAGCAAGGAAGATATCTGCCAGCAGGCCTTCGGCCGGCGCCTGCAACCCTTTGATCGCCATATCGATATCCACGTCTCCCATATCCGCAAGAAAATGGCTGACCTGCATCCGGACAACGTTATTCGCACCCTGCGCGGGGTCGGCTACCAGCTGATCACGGAGGGGCCATGA
- a CDS encoding DUF4124 domain-containing protein — protein MKSPMLLLLFAALAVSAAEPAKVYTWKDEKGVVHYSDKPHANATELAVEHSPSYAIPKADTNILKPQEQPVASGPRWQLSITSPAQEETVRENEGKLTVVVDLSPQMIRGQRLQLFMDGQPFGPARTVPVIEVDNVDRGEHQIKVQLINRDNKIAAESPSRLFYMQRASIFSPTRSGGN, from the coding sequence ATGAAATCACCCATGTTACTGCTGCTGTTCGCCGCCCTGGCGGTTTCTGCCGCCGAGCCGGCCAAGGTCTACACTTGGAAGGATGAAAAAGGGGTGGTGCATTATTCAGACAAGCCCCATGCCAACGCCACAGAACTGGCCGTGGAACATTCACCCAGCTACGCCATCCCCAAGGCCGACACCAATATTCTCAAACCCCAGGAACAACCGGTTGCCAGCGGCCCGCGCTGGCAACTGAGTATCACCAGCCCGGCCCAAGAGGAAACGGTGCGGGAAAACGAAGGCAAGTTGACGGTGGTGGTGGACCTGTCTCCCCAGATGATCCGGGGCCAGCGTCTGCAACTGTTCATGGACGGCCAGCCCTTTGGGCCGGCCCGTACCGTGCCGGTGATCGAAGTGGACAACGTGGACAGGGGCGAGCACCAGATTAAGGTGCAGCTCATTAACCGCGACAACAAGATCGCCGCCGAAAGCCCGTCCCGCCTCTTCTACATGCAGCGGGCCAGCATCTTCAGCCCCACTCGCAGCGGCGGCAATTAG
- the typA gene encoding translational GTPase TypA, translating to MINKLRNIAIIAHVDHGKTTLVDKLLSQSGTLESRGEMAERVMDSNDQERERGITILAKNTAIRWTSPAGEEYRINIVDTPGHADFGGEVERVLSMVDSVLLLVDAQEGPMPQTRFVTQKAFAQGLKPIVVINKIDKPGARPDWVIDQVFDLFDNLGATDEQLDFPIVYASALNGWASKSDSEVGSDMTALFETVIEKVSPPDVDLEGGLQMQISQLDYSSYVGVIGIGRIKRGKVKVGQQVTVVGADGSKRNGKVGQVLGYMGLDRFETTEATAGDIVAITGLGELKISDTVCDPANVEALPALTVDEPTVTMNFCVNTSPFAGKEGKFVTSRQILDRLTQELKHNVALRVEETQDPDTFRVSGRGELHLGVLIENMRREGFELAVSRPQVIMRTNEAGEKEEPMETLTVDVEEQSQGSVMEALGLRKAELRNMDIDGKGRVRIDFMIPARGLIGFQTDFMTMTSGTGLMYHSFDHYGPFKGGTIGQRNNGVLISNATGKALAYALFNLQERGRLFIGHAVEVYEGQVIGIHSRDNDLTVNCLKGKQLTNMRAAGTDEALTLTPPIKMTLERAMEFIDDDELVEVTPQSIRIRKRFLTENDRKRASRASKD from the coding sequence GTGATCAACAAGCTGAGAAACATCGCCATCATCGCCCACGTCGACCACGGTAAGACCACCCTGGTAGACAAGCTGCTGTCCCAATCCGGCACCCTGGAAAGCCGTGGCGAAATGGCTGAGCGCGTAATGGACTCCAACGACCAGGAGCGTGAGCGCGGCATTACCATCCTCGCCAAGAACACCGCTATCCGTTGGACTTCCCCCGCTGGCGAAGAGTACCGCATCAACATCGTGGACACCCCCGGACACGCCGACTTCGGCGGCGAGGTAGAGCGGGTACTGTCCATGGTGGACTCCGTGCTGCTGCTGGTTGACGCCCAAGAAGGCCCCATGCCACAAACCCGTTTTGTGACCCAAAAAGCCTTCGCCCAGGGCCTCAAGCCCATCGTCGTTATCAACAAGATCGACAAGCCCGGCGCCCGCCCTGACTGGGTTATCGACCAGGTATTCGACCTGTTCGACAACCTGGGTGCCACCGACGAGCAGCTGGACTTCCCTATCGTTTACGCCTCTGCCCTGAACGGCTGGGCCAGCAAGTCCGACAGCGAAGTGGGCAGCGACATGACCGCGCTGTTCGAAACCGTTATCGAGAAAGTGTCCCCGCCGGACGTTGACCTCGAAGGCGGCCTGCAAATGCAGATCTCCCAGCTCGACTACAGCTCCTATGTGGGCGTTATCGGCATCGGCCGCATCAAGCGCGGCAAGGTCAAGGTTGGCCAGCAGGTTACCGTAGTAGGCGCCGACGGCTCCAAGCGCAACGGCAAGGTTGGCCAGGTGCTGGGCTACATGGGCCTGGACCGCTTCGAAACCACCGAAGCCACCGCTGGTGACATCGTCGCCATCACCGGCCTGGGTGAGCTGAAGATCTCCGACACCGTTTGTGACCCGGCCAACGTCGAGGCCCTGCCGGCCCTGACCGTGGACGAGCCCACCGTTACCATGAACTTCTGCGTAAACACCTCGCCCTTCGCCGGCAAGGAAGGCAAGTTCGTAACTTCTCGCCAGATCCTTGACCGCCTGACCCAGGAGCTCAAGCACAACGTGGCCCTGCGCGTTGAAGAGACCCAGGACCCGGACACCTTCCGCGTGTCTGGCCGTGGTGAACTGCACCTGGGCGTGCTGATCGAGAACATGCGCCGTGAAGGCTTCGAGCTGGCTGTTTCCCGTCCCCAGGTGATCATGCGCACCAACGAAGCGGGCGAGAAAGAAGAGCCCATGGAAACCCTGACCGTGGACGTGGAAGAACAGTCCCAGGGCAGCGTCATGGAGGCCCTTGGCCTGCGTAAGGCAGAGCTTCGCAACATGGACATCGACGGCAAGGGCCGTGTCCGTATCGACTTCATGATCCCGGCCCGTGGCCTGATCGGCTTCCAGACCGACTTCATGACCATGACCTCCGGTACCGGCCTGATGTACCACAGCTTTGACCACTACGGCCCCTTCAAAGGCGGCACTATCGGTCAGCGCAACAACGGCGTACTGATCTCCAACGCCACCGGTAAGGCCCTGGCCTACGCCCTGTTCAACCTGCAAGAGCGCGGCCGCCTCTTTATCGGCCACGCCGTCGAGGTGTACGAAGGCCAGGTGATCGGTATCCACAGCCGTGACAACGATCTCACCGTAAACTGCCTCAAAGGCAAGCAGCTGACCAACATGCGCGCTGCCGGTACCGACGAAGCCCTGACCCTGACCCCGCCGATCAAGATGACTCTGGAACGCGCCATGGAATTCATCGACGACGACGAGCTGGTGGAAGTCACCCCGCAGAGCATCCGTATCCGTAAGCGTTTCCTGACCGAAAACGACCGTAAGCGCGCTTCCCGCGCGTCCAAGGACTAA
- a CDS encoding cupin domain-containing protein — MMPRHYNLDFNQPLTIDTRAQPWLDSPSKGVRRCPLEREEAESGHVTSLVEYLPGAHFSAHPHPGGEEILVLSGIFSDENGDFGPGTYLRNPPGTLHAPFSRQGCTLLVKLNQFQAGDRTSLAIDTRPWQCEPGLPVELPLHRFGREYTALLRLPQGADTCLPCLDGQVEAVVLAGTLLDQRGRYRAGTWLRRPNWHADKLMTAEDTVLFIKQGHFPTRSF, encoded by the coding sequence ATGATGCCCCGCCACTACAACCTGGACTTCAACCAGCCCCTGACCATAGATACCAGGGCCCAGCCCTGGCTGGACAGCCCGTCCAAGGGCGTGCGCCGCTGCCCTTTGGAGAGGGAAGAGGCAGAGTCAGGCCATGTCACCAGCCTGGTGGAATACCTGCCAGGGGCTCATTTCAGTGCCCATCCCCACCCCGGCGGTGAAGAAATACTGGTGTTGTCCGGGATCTTTTCCGACGAAAACGGCGACTTTGGCCCCGGTACTTACCTGCGCAATCCCCCTGGTACCCTGCATGCCCCTTTCAGCCGCCAGGGCTGCACCTTGCTGGTCAAACTCAATCAGTTTCAGGCTGGCGACCGCACCTCCCTGGCCATCGACACCAGACCCTGGCAATGCGAGCCCGGCTTACCGGTGGAACTGCCGCTGCACCGCTTTGGCCGCGAATATACGGCGTTGCTGCGCCTGCCCCAGGGGGCGGATACCTGCCTGCCCTGCCTGGACGGCCAGGTAGAAGCAGTGGTATTGGCCGGAACCCTGCTGGACCAGCGGGGCCGGTACCGGGCCGGCACCTGGTTGCGCCGTCCCAACTGGCATGCCGACAAATTGATGACAGCCGAAGACACTGTGCTCTTTATCAAGCAGGGGCACTTCCCGACCCGATCCTTCTGA